The segment GTACCCTaagtctgggccacaccttctggtgaCAGCCTGCatgaaaggacatggaagaaggaagcttttgctctttgcctgtttgCCTCACTCTTGTTGGCAAGAGCATCTGTCCTGTCAGTGAAGCATTCTTTTGCTGGTATTACAACCTGTGTCTTCAGGATTCTAACATAGATTGAAGACCAACAGCTCTCTGGGAATTTCCCATGGCCCTAGCACCAGATAGGGACTGAACAACCATCTGATTCTTCCCCTTTCTGTCAGGAGAAAGACTTACTCAGACTACAACCTGTAAGGTACTAAGCCTGtaagaggaagaaatggaggtAGGCCAGTTAACAGGCACATGAAGTGTCTTGTAACACAAGAGAAAGGAGTGGGCTTCATTTGAATCTAGCAGATGAGGGTGGGGGTGAAGTGGGATGAGAGAAATGGGGGGGAGGGGATTCACTGATTGGTATAAGAAGTGAAATGGGATCTCAAGCTCTAACCCGAgcctatatatatgtatatattcattcatcCTATCAGTTCATCCTCTTAGAAAATCCTGATTAATGGAGAGAGGGCATATGGCAGAGAGGCCTGGTTTACTCTGGACTAGAATCTACAATTATTAATATTGCCAACTTGAGAGAACCTACAATCCTAAGAGACACACCCCTGTGTGTGATGGATTATCTATACTGTGTCAATTAAGGTGAGAAACCCTAATTGTGGATATTCCCTGTCATCCCCTGAGTTCCTGGACTGAGCAATAAGAAAAAAGGTGACTGAATATCAGTATCCATCTTTCTCTACTTCCAGACTATGCATACAATATAACCAGTTGCCTCACATTCCTTCCATAACAGACTGCATCCTCAAATATGAGCCAGCAtaccctcaccacacacacacacatgcacatgcacacgtgtacatgcacacacacacatacacatatacacacgcacatgcacatgtacacacacacatgctcacatacacagacacgcacatatgtatgcacacaaacatgtcaatacacctgcacacatacacacatgcccacatgcaaatgtgtgtgcacacacatgcttgtacatccccacacacatgtgcacccctTAAATTGCTCTTGTCAGATATTTTGCCATGGAAACAAGCAAAGTAACTAATGCCCCATCCGTGGTCCTTGAGGACTTGATGTTAGACTGGCAGATAGATCTAAGACGTACTTCCAGCCACGGTGTGCCAGGAAGCCCCATTGACGGTGCCTTCTTCCTTCTGAAATTCCTCTGTGTGGCACACTCGCCTCCTGGCATCGGTCATGAGGCGGTGAGTGGAGGCATAAGAGTAAGCCAGCCAGCGGAACACGTGATCGTCGGGTGTCGGGGTGTGCTCCTGGGTCTTCCACAGGGACCGCACCATGTCGTAGGGGTATGCTACAACCAGCTCACCCCCCTGTAGGTTGCCTCCCAGCACAAACGGGATCTTCTCCATCCAAGCAATGATGGCTCTGGTCTCCATGGCCACCTGGGAGTATACAAATTTAACAAACAGAAGGTGCTTTGCTTCCTTAGCCTTCAAAACAGGCAAGTATttgaaaaattagaaattttatggAGTAATCTCAGCAATATTCAAAATTTCAAACTGTGCCCTGGGGAAACTGGGCTTTTTAGAAGCAATGGATTAAAAAAGGGAAGTCCAGGGAAATGTTGCGCTTTCACGATAGGATATTCTAGTAAATTCTTCACTGGGGGTTAACGTATCATCATTCCATGAGTCCAATGAACTCCTGGGTTGGAGTCTTCACTAACTACAGACAGCTTGAGAAAGACACACAAGCAGGAGCACTCCCAAACCACAAGCCTCAATCTGACCAGGCTGCTAGCCAAGGCATCGCTGACTTTTTTCTGCAAAGGGCTAGACCATTTGGGCTTTTGTGGGCCAGGTGGGCTCTGTCCTTGCAACCCAGCTCTGTTCCTGTAGTAaggaaacaccatgaacaaagtgCAAATGTGCTCAGAAAGGCAGGGCTGTGTGGGCCGGAGTTTGTGGATGTCAGTCTTAAAGTCACTCTCAGTTTCCAGAAAACAGAAGGCTGTGACATTTCAGGAACACAGTCTTTGCTCCCAGAGGCAGTAAACCCAGCCGCTCATGCACAAGCAAGGGTGATAGGCAGAGAAAAGCAACacagcagagaagaggaagaaatggagggaggCCTGTTAACGGAGACATAAAGTGTCTTCATAACAAAAGAAAGGAGCGGGCTTCATTTGAATCTAGATTTCAGCAGATGAGGATGGGGGTGAAGTGGAATGAGAGAAATGGGGAGGCGGGGTTGACTGATCGGTATAAGAAATGAAATGGGATCTCTAGCCTTAACCCTAGCCTTgcgattaaaacaaaacaaaacaaaacaaaaaaatcaaaccaaaacaaacaaccaaccaaagaaacctAATTTGGGACCCAGGAGGACTCAGCAGATAAAACTGCTTGTCTCACCTCACAAGCCTGATTGAGGTTGAATTCTCAGAACCCACTTAAAATCAGCATGTGGTCTTCCACATCTGTAATCAGCCTATgagatgggaggtagagacaagagacCTGACTGAGAAGGAGCTCACTGGTCAGTTAGCCTGAGGTATTGCCAGTGTGGTGGAAACAGCAGGAAAGACCCGGTCTGAgcaaagcagaaagagagaactgactcctgaaagttgttctgaCCCCACCCCATAGGCGTGCCATGGCCTATGTGCATCCTCACACGGACACAATAAACCTGGAAAAGACATGACTTATTTTAACACAACAGTGGTACTGTCTGTGGATGTGAAGGATGGCTCCTGTCCTCTGGAGATGCCCATTAAAACATTTACAAACAAAATCACATGACGACACGTCTGCTTTGGGACGAAGCGTGAGTTGGCGCATGTCACTGCTGACCTGAGGGCTTGTGAGCCCACTACAGCTTCCTTCACTTTTGTACGTTTGACtttttatgggggggggggggagttattAAAGAGGAAAACGGATAATGTTAAAAGACGAATTTAAAAGGTCGATGTGGTTTAATGCAGATATGTATTTGATTATAATTAAGTGACCAATTGTCACATGAAGATAATTTCAGCAGGACAACATTGTTGCCAGCAGAGGAGCGCAGAAGGCCACTTACTGAGCAGACAGAAATGCTGACTCAGGGCTGCCGTGTGCTTGCTGGGCTTCATTAAACTTGGTTCTGGGCTTGAAGCATCCCATAAGTCCTGCGTCAGGTTAATTATGGAACGCAGCTCACAGCACACAATCAATATTGGCCCGCGCTGTGAAGCCACAGCTCAACCCAAGACCCAAGTCTCAGTAGTAGTTGCTATGCACCTGTGTGACGTCAGCCCCTTCCTCCCCCAGCCCACTGCTTCCCACAGAAAAGGCTCCCCACCCTAAAAGAGACTTGTTTTAACTGAACATGAAGACACAGAAATCTTACTGTTTGGTTTTACTCGTCTTCTCGATTTTTTGACCTAGTTTATGCTCCTAAGTCTCATTCCTGATTTTGATGAATATTATTGCTCAGTCTTTTCCACCTTACGATGAGGAGATTGTTTATCTACAGATGTGACAATGACACTAAGTAATCAGCCTTTTGCTGGAAGGAGCCATGCGCTTTGAACTCTCTCGTTCAGTGCTCTGGTACACACATTAGCAAAAGCGAAAGGCCACATGTTACCAGAAcgccatcatatatatatatatatatatatatatatatatatatatatatatatatatatatatattatgcatgCACTGTCTTTACCTAGCAATTGGTGAAAGTATAATTAGGATAAGGAAATGAGAGTAAAAATTCTTGCATTCCGGGggtggtttgttggtttgtttacaaataggtatagaagatcaATCAAATGACTCTACAAAGAATCTCCACAAAACCAGCTTGAAAGGTAGTAATGACCCAGAACTGTTTTCTACTGttggaaaacataagaaagatGTATTTATCTTCTTTGTGCTATATCCTCTGCAGATACCAGCAGGCAACCTTTCACCCTCCTCTGACGCACAAATTAGAGTTGTTTTCACTCACTGTGGCATTCTCAGACAGAAACCACTCAGGGATGGCAATGTAGTGGTTGGGAACTTTCCTTGGGGCGTTCTGCCggtcctctgcctcccagagcagCGTGTTTAAATCCGGAAAGTTGTTGTTGATGTCAATGCCATCATGGGTCCAACGTCCCAGGGACCAGCCTCCCAACTCGGAACCCTGGAGAAGATTCAGAATGGGAAGAGCTCTCAGACTGCAGAAGAACCCAGATGtgtgatgtgtctgtgtctgtctgccatGCGCATCTTCCAAGTCTCTGAATGTTCTTGGCCCCAGAAAAGATATCACAGGAGAATACAGAAAAACCTACTGTGCATATCTGATAAACCACAGACAACACAGTCACCTCACTTCAAAGATGGACACATAGAGGAACACTCATGCCATACAGTCAATCTCAAAAAGCCTTGGATCTCTTCTTAAACCTCTCCGTGCCCATCGCCTTCCACTACATGACTGAACCTTCTGAAAGGAAGATGCTCTGGAACTGGGGCATCACTTACTATCAATGGGGTACTATTCCCCTTTCCTTGCCTGGATTTCTGGTTTTAGTGGCGTGTCTATGACCATATGAACATGCCCAATCTTACCTGATTTTAGAGGCTAAGCATAGCTGGGCCTGGTTAGTACTTTGATGGGAGTTATTATTTTGACTAGCCAGGGAGTCATTTGTGCCAGAACCAATAAACACGACTAAGTGCTACACTTTAAGGATGTATTTGACAGGAACCTCCATTTAGATGGTGCTATATTTTATCCCAAATATtgtgaaatatcactatttgtccATGACTTGATTAATGcaattatatatacatgtgaCTTATACAAATTACATATGATAATtagaacataaaatataaacaatatccCAGAATAATCAAAACAGTCATCACTAGGGAACATGTAAGAATGTTAGTGATACTAACCAAAACCTCAAAAGCATTCAGTCAACCTGAGGTGCTATGCCATGGGTATGTCATACTGGCACTCCTCATATGGACACTCTAGGCTGTGGACATACACCTCTGTCAGTGTCACCATCAGTTTTAATTCCTGCTGTGTGTCCCCCAGAAACCTTACAGTGCAAAGAAACAATCAGAAAGAAGGCAAACAGCTCCTACAGGCAAAAGACTGCAGACACAGGCTGCCAGCTTCAACAGAGAGATgctcagaaagaaggaaaagtggctgggaagatggctcagttgataaagtactTGCTGAGCAAGCATGAATTTAGATCCCCAGTACCCAAGTAAAAAGCTGGGAGTGACAGTatgtgcctgcaatcccagtactgggaaatAGAAACAGGTAGATCCTTAGGACATAATGGCCAACTGGTCTACCCAAATCAGTGCATTTAAGTTCagtaggagaccctgtctcaagaattaAAGTAGAGCAGCTATTGAGAAAGACACCCAACATCATCTTTAAGGCCTccccatgcacatatacacagatgcacatgcacacctacacacacacatcaccgaCATCAAAaatggggcggggtgggggttcTGTGCACTGGGCTAAGCATGCCTCAGAGTTGGGATATCATGCTTGTTTCTGGCTGGAAGGGGCGGGGGTACAAAATACTCACTCCTTCATAGGCCTTTTCATAGCCATCAGGATTGAGGGAGGGTAGAATGTGAATCCGAGTCTCCTCCACCAAGCGGACGATGCGTGTGTTCTGCGCCAAGTACTCCTGGCAGAGGaactccagcagcagcagcagcagctctcgGCCCAGAACCTCATTGCCATGGGCCCCTGCGATGTAGTGGAACTCGGGCTCACcttgacagagacagacacacaggctcCTGCAGGCATCCACATGGGGCCTGGCGAGGTTTGGAAGGACACAAACAACCTTACAGCCatactttttttcctttcagataagcCTCCAAAATTATACTGGGATaattattttaaatccaaatgcTCAAACAGGTAAGAAAAACTTTAAATTGCAAGCCTGAACAACTAGAGCCACaaggtatgtgtttgtgtgtgcatgcgtgtgtgcacaaaATTAGTATTGAAGTCAAGGCCCTGGGATAGTATGAAGAAGTGAGTAGGGCTTTTAGAAGGAGATGAGGGATTAGTATCTCAGTAGAATGGTTTGTGAGAATAAAGCCTTCCACTGCCTTGTATCCTGCAAGGGTTGAACAGAAAACTGGCCCTTGCCATATTCCAGATGTGCTGGCATTTTGATCTTCAACTTCCCAGGGTCCACAATTATAGGAAATAAATTCCCATCGTTTATAAACAATGCCATCTTGACTATTTAGTGATAGCCGCTTAACAGACTCAACTATCCTGCTAGGCATGGCTGACCACGCtcatttttgttcccctttgtCAAGCTTCTATGTGGGAGGAAACATGGTTTTATGCACAGGTAAGGCCTTTACCCCTGAAAGAACTCCTGAGATGAAGtcctgaggcagaggcatggaGGAACAGTGGAGTCAAACAAGTCGGATATATCTTTGCACCTAAATTTCAGTGGATTTTGAGAATCTGGCCAGTTTTATCAACAGGAAAACAGAGTTCACCCAGCCTGCAGGGACTTGGAGTAGTGAAGGCTGAAGAGAAAATAACCAAAAGAAGGGTACCTTGTAAAGACAATGCAGACATTGCTCAAAAAAGAAGGAAGCCCCTGCAATTTGAGCCATTCATGAATTGGAGCCCTGAATGTTCTCCCTGAAGAGGAATCTGTCATATATCCAGCCATTTTCTCCTTTGTCCTGTGATTGACCTCAGAAGCAGAAAGCACAGTTGaatgtggcagtctctgtgcaGCAAAGGAGGGTGCTTCTAGCTCAGAGAGCTTCACAGCTCTTAGATCTGAGGGGCATGGAACTAAAATCCACTTGTTTTCGTCAAATGGTTGTGGGATGGGTGTCTTGAATATGGGGTAgggatgtggggtgggggagatgccTTCAAGTTAGGTAAGGAGCTATTTAATTTGGGATACCGTTGTCTTGGTAGAGGAGCTGACATCGTTAGCAGCAGCTGTCATTCGGAGAgaaacctagagtcacctgggaagaaggaacctcggCTGAAGAAATGCCCACATTAAAATGGCCTGTGGCCGTTTTCTTAATTGCTCATTgacatgggagggcccagcccattgatCGCACCGCCCCAGGCAGGTGGCGCTGGACTGTATTAAAAAGATAATAGAGAAATGCAATAAGCAgaatccttccatggcctctgcctcacttcctgcctccaactcctGCTCAAACTCCTTCCCAGCTAGCCTTGGATAGTAAGCAGGTAAACTTCCAGTTTCTGTAAGCAGAAACAGGTTTcctcccaagctgcttttggtcatggtgcttgttACAGCAGCAtcaaacaaactaaaaccaaactCTTTCTCACCAACTTCGTGTTCCCCAGGATGGTCAGAAATCTCTACTGCATACAACTTCAGGCCCTGGTGACTTTTGCCAATGTTGTAAATCCTGGTAATATTGGGGCACATCTCATTCACAACCTTCATCAACTGAAACACAAGGCAAATGACAGGTTTTGAGTCGTGATGACtctacactaaaaaaaaaaaaaaaaaaagcagcatcCACCAAAAGGAAGCAATTGCCACAGCCTCCTACCCCAGCACTCTCCTCCTCCCCACAGCCCTACTACTGTACCTGTCCAGAATACCATCCCTGGCCCCCTTTTTCCCAGGATAACACCCACCTTTCCAGCCAGAACATATTCTTTGGCCATCGACCCTAAGAAGAAGCTCTTGGCCATTGCCTGTCCTGGTCCTGTACTCCTAGCATACTTGATTATTCTAGCTACAGTCTCTTGCTACAAACTGAATGCCTGTGTCCCTCAGCTGAAATCCAATCGAGGCAAGAGAATTAAAAGGGGAAGCATTGCATCCATCATGACGGCTCAGTAGGTGAATACcatgacctgagttctatcccaggGATCCACATactagaaggagaaaaccaactctcacaagaTGTCATGTGACTGCAGCAAGTGCACGGATGCATGCGTGTGCTCATATCCTAACATACCTTACAAATAAACgtaataatttttttataaaaagaagtgaagcattAGATGTTAATTATGTCACACGGGTGACAGAGGATCTGTGTTCTCCATATGTGTGGAGAGGCCAGATACACATATAAACTAGTAGGTGAGCTCTCCCTCAGTAGGCACCTATCTGCCAGCACCTTGCGCTTAAGTTTTTAGCCTCTAGAACTACAAACAAGGCACTTCTATTGGCTACTAGCAAGCTGCTTGTCATTTCCGCTCCAACAGTTTCAACAGAGTAAGGCATCATCCTGGGTTGGGATCTTCACCTTTCTCAGATGTGATACATGGTTATCACCCTCCTGGTTTCTGTCATCAGCTCCTTAGCTGCAGTCTGCACCTTCCTAGCTGTGGCCATGACTTTCACACTGTGGTTTCCTTCTGTCTGAATCAGTCTCCTTGGAGATCAAATTGTGCAAATAGGAATTATTTGATAGTATGTTTTCATAATCACCGCACACCTGAAGAAGGTGTTCCTGCCCTTCTGGAGCTGGTGGTGCAGCAGAAAGAGACAAGGGATGATTCAGTTCATAAGGGCTAAGTAAGGACCACATGTGCTGGCCATGGACACAAGCCTCATAGGGCCAAATGGTGATCGAACCCACACACCATGGTCTGTgactttaagatcagctcgtctACAGACAGCTTTAGTCTGTAGAATGATGTGGGCTATCAGGGAAGGCAATGAGAGCTCTACTAGGAGAATAAGCTTTGGGGGCAGGGGACAAGAGACATACCCCTTCCAGAGGTTGCCTTACCTCACATCCTTGACTGGTGCCTATGAGCACTGATTTGCTgggtgagacttttttttttcaatcccaAGGCACCAAACCCTGGATTAAAGAACACTGTTTTCTCTATCATTTACTGAGGATCCCGCTCCCCACCACACCATACAGAGAATAAAGACTGGAGAGTTTCAAGAATCATTTCAGGGCCATATGTTAAGAACAGAAGGGACACTAAGTCACTGGCAGAGCAGAGGAGAACATCCTGGCAAGGGTGATGGACAGTCATACCCATTAGAAGGGCATTGCCACTCTGAAATACAGGATGGAGCTGCATGTGCCCCTTTCTTCTTCTGAAGCATGAAAGACGGCCACAGCACACTCACTGGAGTCCCTGCCTAGTCCCTCCAGTGTAGTCACATGCAGACGAGGACCTCAGCAGGTCCTGATTGTCAAGTAAACCACTGTCTTGAGTTCAAACCAAAGATTAGTTCTTCAGGAAAGGGTCTAGGTAGTTCGTTGCTAACCTGGTAACAGATATAAGCCTCAAGCACAGGCCTGGCTCCCCTTTTCTGTTATTGTCTCTCTTTAGTGAAGCTAGCGCTGAAGCACCCTACATGCTGGAGGAAGACTGATGTCATCTTCTCCCGGACAGTCACCATGACACATTTAGCAATGGATACAAGAAGTCTCTTGGGCTACACATCTTTAgaatctcctttcttccttgtaCTTTATCCCAATCCCACTTTCTCTGCCATAGTTGGTGTTAAATAAACTGTGTGTAACTGGATTTTCATACCAAAATCAACCTTCCCTCAGAAGAACACGAACATCTGAAGAATATTAACCTTTGGGAAGGCCCTTTATAATTCTCCCACCTAAGTATCACTCTGGAATACCCCAAGACTATcttgggtggcaccattcccagGAAGGTCACGAGAATGGATGTGCTTTCTCTTTGCAAACACGGGAACGTTGCACATTTTCAGGGGAGGAGCCCTTTTATTTAAATGTAACTCCAAGTAAATGTAACTACTTGGTCCTGAAAAGAGCACTCTTCTTATGATGTCCAGGTcagtgatggctaatcttgactGTCAGCTTGACATTCCTGGGAActgcctcctccctcagactGGTCTGTGGGCATATGTATAGGATGCTTTCCTGATTGCTACTTTATGTAGGAGGGTTCAGCTATCCCTGGGCAGATGACTTTTGGCTGTATAAgggagctgagcaagccaggagaagcaagccagtaagcaacattcctcctTAGTTTCTACTATAGTTCCTGATTCCAGGATTTTGCCTTGACATCTCTGAATGTCTCCTCTCCAAGTTTCTTATGGTCATGGTATTTAAtgcagcaacaaaaaccaagccaGAATAAGGCCTTTATGGTAAATATATGGGTTCTGATTGTAAACGGAGTATGGAGTAGTATTTCCTCAGGATTCAGAGCACACAGGGCTGAAGAAACAGGTTCACCAGGTCTGacacatctttgtgtgtgtgtgtgtgtgtgtgtgtgtgtgtgtgtgtgtgtgtgtatgtgtgtgtgtgtgtatacatatctatacatagacatctatacacacacacacatacacacacacacacacacacataatggtGCACTTGCCTCCTCAAAGCCCAAACACATTGGAAAATTTTAGttgttaaaattttatataatggAGAGGAAAGCAAGTACGGAAAGAATGTCAAAACAGCTCCTTGGAACGGGGTGGAAGGAGGTGACACAGTAGAGATAGGGTTTGCTGAACTCATTCACCTCCGAAATAGGAAAGTACACCACCATCCTAATATCCACTGAAGTCTGggttcctctctttctctcctttgatGAAGAAGATACAATAACAAGATGCTTTTCTAGTAATCCAATTTTCAGTAATATATCTGAAGGAAACCGTCCATGAAGAATGCTAAAATTATATGCATGATGACACTTGTTGTAGCATGTTTCCTACTTTGGCACACTCAAAAGTTGGGAGATTTCCAAATGCTTCAAAGCAGGGAGAAGGTTGGTAAACCACAGTGCATTCACTCACCAGCTCATGTGGCAGCATTGGAGAGTGGGGGCGgatgggggggggagaggagcTTGTGCTAGGGAACCATCACCGAGAGATATGGGACAAAGGCAGAGCTGTATTCTAATCGCAGCTATGCAGAATCTGTCAACAGGAGTTCAAGTACTGGAGGGATAGAAACCTATTGCTGTAGTTTGGGTGAATGTGTTCCCCAAATTCATAAggtggaattcaaggcccaattCCATAATATGTGGGGGCGGGGACTTTTCCAGGGGTGATTAAGTTACATAGGTTCTCCCCTTATCAGCTGAATGAGTGTCCCTATGAAAGGATTGGAGGAAACCAGGTAGGGCATTTGCCTTGCCACCTTCCACATGATGACCCAGGAACAAGGTACCATGTTGGAAGTACAGAGCAGTCCTCACTAGGCATAGAATCTGCTGGTGCCTTGATTCTAGGCTACCAATATTAAGAACTATGAAAAATCAACTTCTATTGTTTAGAAATTCCTCAATCTCTGGACTTTAGTAAACCTGTGAACAGGCTGGGACAAGGAAGATGTGAAAACTGCTGACTCACCAGTGCGAAGAGTCTATGGAGGATTCCTATATTTTagattgtgagcctagcctttaacggctgagccatctctccaacccctgggGAGGATTCTTCAGACTTGGAGTTCTGCTGATAAAAGGATGCTGGTCCAGTGAAtgaaagtgtttcttttaaaaaattgtttaaagcAGAAGATGAAAagttttctccccttctcttcagaaACTACCTCTAATCCAATGAAAATGGAACTTCCCAtggaaagaagagggaaaaaagcacgGTGAAAACCATCCATGGGTCAGAACTTTGGTTATCTGGACTGCCAGGCCTACTGCTTGGCCTGGcttcccaccatcaccacctgtCCTCATGCTCAGGCTGACTAACAGCATGGGGACGGGCTCAGCTCTCCCTCCAGCCCAGTGTCCCTGCTATCTTCACCCACCACCTGCATCAGTACTGCCAGCCAGCTGCTCTACAACTCCTGCTTCCTTCTTAACTGCTGTCTACCTGCATCGCACTAAACAACAGCCACCCTGCAGCTCCTGAACATCCAGGGCCTGGCCATATCATG is part of the Rattus norvegicus strain BN/NHsdMcwi chromosome 1, GRCr8, whole genome shotgun sequence genome and harbors:
- the Cpxm2 gene encoding inactive carboxypeptidase-like protein X2 isoform X2; this translates as MVSNDSHTWVTVKNGSGDMIFEGNNEKETPVLNELPVPMVARYIRINPQSWFDNGSICMRMEILGCPLPDPNNYYHRRNEMTTTDDLDFKHHNYKEMRQLMKVVNEMCPNITRIYNIGKSHQGLKLYAVEISDHPGEHEVGEPEFHYIAGAHGNEVLGRELLLLLLEFLCQEYLAQNTRIVRLVEETRIHILPSLNPDGYEKAYEGGSELGGWSLGRWTHDGIDINNNFPDLNTLLWEAEDRQNAPRKVPNHYIAIPEWFLSENATVAMETRAIIAWMEKIPFVLGGNLQGGELVVAYPYDMVRSLWKTQEHTPTPDDHVFRWLAYSYASTHRLMTDARRRVCHTEEFQKEEGTVNGASWHTVAGSLNDFSYLHTNCFELSIYVGCDKYPHESELPEEWENNRESLIVFMEQVHRGIKGIVRDLQGKGISNAIISVEGVNHDIRTASDGDYWRLLNPGEYVVTAKAEGFITSTKNCMVGYDMGATRCDFTLSKTNLARIREIMETFGKQPVNLPARRLKLRGRKRRQRG